The Flavobacterium jumunjinense genome includes a region encoding these proteins:
- a CDS encoding cob(I)yrinic acid a,c-diamide adenosyltransferase, whose amino-acid sequence MKVYTKTGDKGTTALFGGTRVPKHHIRIESYGTVDELNSYIGLIRDQDINQNYKDVLIEVQDRLFTLGAILATPPEKETLKNGQPRLQNLGLQDKDIEYLENEIDTMEENLPPMTHFVLPGGHPTVSYCHIARCVCRRAERLSVQLNETEPTDAHVLTYLNRLSDYLFVLARKLTYDLKADEVKWIPRK is encoded by the coding sequence ATGAAAGTATATACAAAAACAGGTGACAAAGGAACAACAGCCCTTTTTGGAGGAACTCGTGTACCAAAACACCATATAAGAATCGAAAGTTATGGAACAGTCGACGAATTAAACTCCTATATCGGACTAATTAGAGACCAAGACATCAATCAGAATTACAAAGATGTACTAATTGAAGTACAAGATCGATTATTTACTTTAGGAGCAATACTCGCAACTCCTCCAGAAAAAGAAACTTTAAAAAACGGCCAACCAAGGCTACAAAATCTAGGACTTCAAGATAAAGATATTGAGTATTTAGAAAATGAAATAGACACCATGGAGGAAAACTTACCTCCAATGACTCATTTTGTATTACCAGGAGGCCATCCAACTGTGTCATATTGTCACATTGCTCGTTGTGTTTGCAGAAGAGCGGAACGCCTGTCAGTACAGCTTAACGAGACTGAGCCGACAGATGCGCATGTCTTAACCTATTTAAACCGACTATCTGACTATCTTTTTGTGCTGGCACGAAAGTTGACTTATGACTTGAAGGCTGATGAAGTAAAATGGATACCTAGAAAGTAG
- a CDS encoding DUF2795 domain-containing protein gives MYWTLELASYLSDAPWPATKDELIDYAIRTGAPLEVVENLQSIEDEGEIYESMEEIWPDYPTDDDYLWNEDEY, from the coding sequence ATGTATTGGACATTAGAACTAGCATCTTATCTAAGTGATGCTCCTTGGCCTGCTACCAAAGACGAACTTATCGACTACGCTATCAGGACTGGTGCTCCTTTAGAAGTAGTAGAAAACCTTCAATCAATAGAAGACGAAGGAGAAATCTATGAATCAATGGAGGAAATATGGCCTGATTATCCGACAGATGACGACTATCTTTGGAATGAGGATGAATATTAA